A single window of Paenibacillus sp. FSL H8-0537 DNA harbors:
- a CDS encoding Flp1 family type IVb pilin: MTTVKKAWKRFWKSESGLGTLEIILIIAVVIIIALLFKDWIIELIERLMGKADDQADKIFS; encoded by the coding sequence ATGACAACAGTAAAAAAAGCATGGAAAAGATTTTGGAAATCGGAGAGCGGCTTAGGTACGCTGGAAATTATTTTAATCATTGCCGTTGTTATCATTATTGCATTGCTGTTCAAGGATTGGATTATAGAACTCATTGAGCGTTTAATGGGCAAGGCCGATGACCAAGCAGACAAAATTTTCTCTTAG
- a CDS encoding type II secretion system F family protein translates to MIAIPIVLMASWLFIIGGKRLRMILAVSRQKQRKQDALKHLLFIEPFSELLERSRLYEYMALSLSSYHAKLVILRGIRWQLQQTKEQLGGAAGYGYGAMIGCALLACAAGEPLLLAMGALLGLLLPVRQLLEAGKLIKQRKQEIILELPEMISKLMLLVGAGETVLQALGRCLEGKDITQHPLYKEWNKVVYSLHNGESFSTAAEKFNRSCAVQEVSIFTTVLLLNYRRGGEHFVLALRELSYTLWEKRKAVARARGEEASSKLVFPLVGILLVLMVFIAAPAMLLMS, encoded by the coding sequence ATGATAGCAATTCCGATTGTGCTCATGGCGTCATGGCTGTTCATTATCGGTGGAAAGCGTCTTCGAATGATCTTGGCTGTATCCCGCCAAAAACAACGCAAGCAGGATGCTTTAAAGCATTTGCTTTTCATTGAGCCGTTCAGCGAGCTATTGGAAAGAAGCCGCTTGTATGAGTACATGGCACTTTCACTTAGCAGCTATCACGCTAAGCTCGTTATTTTACGGGGAATCCGGTGGCAGCTGCAGCAGACGAAAGAGCAGCTTGGCGGTGCTGCTGGTTACGGATATGGCGCCATGATAGGCTGCGCCTTACTGGCTTGTGCAGCAGGCGAACCGCTGCTGCTGGCAATGGGGGCACTGCTTGGCTTGCTGCTGCCTGTTCGCCAGCTTCTGGAAGCAGGGAAGCTGATTAAGCAGCGCAAGCAGGAAATTATTTTGGAGCTGCCGGAAATGATCAGCAAGCTAATGCTTCTGGTCGGAGCGGGCGAAACCGTCTTGCAGGCGCTGGGGCGCTGCCTTGAAGGCAAGGACATTACGCAGCATCCGCTGTATAAAGAATGGAACAAAGTCGTATATTCGCTGCACAATGGCGAGTCGTTTAGTACAGCAGCGGAGAAATTCAATCGCAGCTGCGCGGTGCAGGAGGTTTCGATTTTTACGACAGTGCTGCTGCTGAATTATCGCCGAGGCGGGGAGCATTTTGTGCTGGCGCTGCGGGAGCTGTCTTATACGTTGTGGGAGAAGCGCAAGGCTGTTGCGCGGGCGCGCGGCGAGGAGGCATCCTCGAAGCTTGTTTTCCCGCTGGTTGGCATTTTGCTCGTGTTGATGGTGTTTATCGCTGCTCCTGCCATGCTGTTAATGTCTTAA
- a CDS encoding TadE/TadG family type IV pilus assembly protein — translation MAAMKRRRRLAGHTDRRKGERGSIVMEAALVMPMLLLVLMVFIIFIRVCALQMALQAAASHSARQIAAHIYPVELTYQKFSASISEFSAAHLPLADWSAAAGDAAKWLPDPAGTLASSALSGDWTPLKDMAATELGRGAVEPLLRQHADEAVLEKDRIRLSRLSLPDLKNKQQPYLIIEAEYEFPMQLPFMRQKLVLREQASERVWISDAVAAQDSAAQIDPDHIPLQIISISPVPLRPGRKATAIVLTKPGATASLKVMYKSGQSQAKHLGEATAGNDGFVQWTWLVSGNTTPGMWELIAGVGNQQASMHFQVEKKSN, via the coding sequence ATGGCCGCTATGAAACGACGCAGACGATTGGCTGGTCATACTGATCGCCGTAAGGGGGAGCGCGGCAGCATCGTTATGGAAGCAGCGCTAGTTATGCCGATGCTCCTGCTTGTGCTGATGGTATTCATTATTTTTATACGTGTGTGCGCACTTCAAATGGCGCTTCAAGCAGCAGCCTCGCATTCCGCCAGGCAAATTGCCGCTCATATATATCCTGTAGAGTTAACCTATCAGAAATTTTCTGCATCTATATCGGAATTTAGTGCTGCACACCTGCCGCTCGCTGATTGGAGCGCTGCGGCAGGTGATGCTGCCAAGTGGCTGCCTGATCCGGCAGGAACACTAGCTTCCTCTGCATTAAGCGGCGATTGGACACCGCTTAAAGATATGGCAGCAACGGAACTTGGAAGAGGAGCGGTAGAACCGCTGCTCCGTCAACATGCAGACGAGGCTGTACTGGAGAAAGATAGAATCAGGCTTTCAAGGCTATCGCTGCCGGATTTGAAAAATAAGCAGCAGCCTTATCTGATTATCGAAGCGGAATATGAATTTCCAATGCAGCTGCCCTTCATGAGGCAAAAGCTGGTTTTAAGGGAGCAGGCTTCAGAGCGGGTATGGATAAGCGACGCTGTAGCGGCGCAAGATTCAGCAGCGCAAATTGATCCCGACCATATTCCACTGCAAATTATATCGATATCACCTGTGCCGCTCAGACCGGGTCGCAAAGCTACGGCTATTGTACTAACAAAGCCGGGTGCAACTGCTTCATTAAAAGTAATGTACAAAAGTGGGCAAAGCCAGGCCAAGCATCTTGGCGAGGCGACAGCGGGCAACGACGGATTTGTACAGTGGACATGGCTTGTGTCGGGCAATACGACGCCAGGCATGTGGGAGCTGATAGCTGGAGTGGGCAATCAGCAAGCATCCATGCATTTTCAGGTTGAGAAAAAATCAAATTAG
- a CDS encoding type II secretion system F family protein gives MRAEKAEKAEKAEKAKKAKKAKKAKKAKNTGIVGQRLLNRALSWCGLEHEGDRSEGEDGNGSNTSWQPSKTGYLTNYDRYVLSYREFAVAAIIGYAAVFTALYTVYHSLLVCLIAAGLGLCAPRYYKASLISRRKERLKLQFKEALYSLTSCLAAGRSVENAFIATLDDLKLLYPDPRTELLLEFQIVKHRLEHAEPLEHALRSLAARAHVEDIVQFVDVFAACKRTGGDLVEVMKRTAQTIGEKLEIQQDIMVLLAQKRFEARIMMAIPFIFLGLLNLMAPDYMAPLYGGMGYLLLTIGLGALLVCFWFIHKIMSIRV, from the coding sequence ATGAGAGCGGAGAAAGCCGAGAAAGCGGAGAAAGCGGAGAAAGCCAAGAAAGCCAAGAAAGCCAAGAAAGCCAAGAAAGCCAAGAACACAGGGATAGTCGGGCAACGGCTGCTCAATAGAGCGCTCTCCTGGTGTGGCCTTGAGCACGAAGGTGACAGAAGTGAAGGTGAAGACGGGAACGGGAGTAATACCAGCTGGCAGCCGTCCAAGACCGGATATTTAACGAATTATGATAGGTATGTGCTGTCTTATCGCGAGTTCGCAGTGGCAGCAATTATCGGTTATGCAGCTGTTTTTACTGCTCTGTATACGGTGTACCATTCCCTTCTGGTTTGTCTCATCGCAGCCGGATTGGGATTATGCGCACCACGTTATTACAAGGCTTCATTAATTTCGCGTCGCAAGGAGCGGTTGAAGCTGCAATTCAAGGAGGCGCTTTATTCGCTGACCTCCTGTCTTGCGGCAGGAAGATCGGTGGAAAATGCCTTTATTGCGACGTTGGATGATTTAAAGCTGCTTTATCCTGACCCAAGAACGGAGCTGCTGCTGGAGTTTCAAATCGTTAAGCACCGTCTTGAGCATGCGGAGCCGCTGGAGCATGCGCTGCGAAGCCTAGCAGCCCGCGCTCATGTAGAGGATATCGTACAATTCGTTGATGTGTTTGCTGCCTGCAAGCGCACTGGAGGCGATTTGGTAGAGGTGATGAAGCGTACGGCGCAGACGATTGGCGAAAAGCTGGAAATCCAGCAGGATATTATGGTGCTGCTGGCACAAAAACGCTTTGAGGCACGCATTATGATGGCGATTCCCTTTATATTTCTTGGCCTTTTGAATCTAATGGCTCCGGATTATATGGCTCCTCTATATGGAGGAATGGGCTATTTGCTGCTGACGATTGGCCTTGGGGCATTGTTAGTATGCTTTTGGTTTATCCATAAAATAATGAGTATTCGTGTATAG
- a CDS encoding TadE/TadG family type IV pilus assembly protein, which produces MTKQTKFSLRPLVRKWLHGEQGSFTLESTLVFPLLLTVILLFLLLGMYMYQKTVLYYSASVTTERTAFGWDNSFRNPRTGLLPEGEYDSLYWRMNEERMLSSLFGLGTESTDFQLVLPLEGAAGDSLPEQKMAAAAGWMDAERGLPFEGSIGYHRTVIQRHIETKLLQPVSMQPLERILGIREPKTVASSPVTDPVDFIRGVDLVRYYTAKFAGSPQGSGKEQASQVLSTYSKQDSKSNAKGSLNGGEK; this is translated from the coding sequence ATGACCAAGCAGACAAAATTTTCTCTTAGGCCGCTGGTTCGCAAGTGGCTGCACGGGGAGCAGGGCAGCTTTACGCTGGAATCAACGCTCGTTTTCCCGCTGCTGCTCACTGTTATTTTGTTGTTTCTCCTGCTTGGGATGTACATGTACCAGAAGACAGTGCTTTATTATTCGGCTTCCGTTACGACGGAGCGTACGGCCTTCGGTTGGGATAACAGCTTCCGTAATCCGCGGACGGGCCTACTGCCGGAAGGTGAATACGATAGCCTATACTGGCGAATGAATGAGGAGCGGATGCTCAGCTCTTTGTTCGGCTTAGGCACCGAGTCAACGGATTTCCAGTTAGTTTTGCCTTTGGAAGGGGCTGCTGGGGATAGCTTGCCTGAACAAAAAATGGCAGCGGCTGCAGGGTGGATGGATGCTGAGCGAGGGCTTCCTTTTGAGGGGAGCATTGGCTACCATCGTACGGTCATTCAGCGCCATATTGAGACAAAGCTTTTACAGCCTGTGTCTATGCAGCCGCTTGAGCGTATCTTAGGCATTCGGGAGCCTAAGACGGTTGCTTCCAGCCCGGTTACCGATCCTGTCGATTTTATTCGTGGCGTTGATTTGGTTAGATATTATACGGCTAAATTTGCTGGCAGTCCTCAGGGCAGCGGGAAGGAACAGGCTAGTCAGGTGCTATCCACCTATAGCAAACAAGACAGTAAGAGTAACGCCAAAGGATCATTAAATGGAGGTGAAAAATGA